AATATGTCTTTTTTCGTCAGTTCTCTGCGAATGCGAATTAGTTTAACACGGTAGATTCTATAAAATGAAGCTTTTCCATTAAGTAGAGATTTCCGATGTTCAGTAATAATAACCTTGTTATTTATAAGAGATGACACTCATTCGTAACTATAATTATCGAATAATTGAGTGAAAAAGCACTAAGTAACGACAAAGTAGGTAGCCCAATTGTGTATTAATAGAAAAGGTATTACATAACTACTTTTTTGAAAAAAATAATACATCATAATCCATCAAACAGAGAAGCAGTAAAGAGAAGCCAACGAGTATACAAGTCTTTTATACATAGTAAGCCCTTTCAGATAGCCTCAAAGACCTCTCACTGCTCATAAAAACACATCCCCATGCTTATCTCGGATTTTTAATCTGATCACTTCGGATTACCGTTTGAATGGTTGCTTACCAAATGTACGAAGTTTTTCCAGGACCATGGTTTGAGACAGTTTATATTGATTTAGAAAAATAACGGTGATCGTGCAGAAAAATTCCACATAAGATTAGCCACTTATTCTACCAATTGTCCTCGCTGAATTTCCGCGTCGTTTACTATTGTGTAATCTAATAATTGCAGTCCCTCTTCACTTACCACTTTGGGAATTACGGTTTCAGAAGTAACTGTATATTTAGCCTGTGTAAAATAGTCTGTAATCCCCACCATTAAAGCAATGCCGATAAACAGCACAATCCATTTATGATTCTTTTTCATCATTTGTACCTCTCATTCTTCACTGCGCCCGTTCAGCCACTTGAACCAATGGAGCAGATGACTGAATCGGTATTCATGCTGCAAAGCATACGTCCATACTTCAGGCTCTTCACCGGGTTCCTTCCAGACGAGCATGGAAAAGTGACCCTCTTCCTCGCTTGCAACCGACAGCAGCGAAAGACGATCATCCCCGAATCGGTATGGAGCCGATTCCACCCAGTAATTCCGCATATCGCTGATCCAGCTGCGAAACTGCTCTGTACCTGCGATCCGCAGCACCTCATCCGGCAGGAGCAGGTGCTCGTCGATGTCCTTCCAATCCCCCGCATATCGGTACCGCGCTGCCAGCATGGGACTGAGCGGTCGGGTTTTACCCGGGGCCAACGTAGGCATATAGGCGACGGGAACGACCGGACCGATACTCTGGATAGCATAAGACCGAGCTTCCTCCTCACTCATTCCGTAGGACATCGCCTCCGCAAGAAAATGGTTTCGTCTTACACCAAATTGATGCTGATACTGTGACATCTCATCCTGTAGCTCCAATACCATACCCTCCACTGTATCTGTTCCGATCATTCCCAAACACCTCTCATTCCAAAATATAGTTGTGCAATTCTCGTTGCGCTCGATACTTTGCCCAATTGAATTCAGACCAAGCCGATTCTTCTCTCGTCATGCTCGTCAAACGGGCTTGTAAAAACTCATCCAGCGCTCCATGTTCCTTACGGCTAAAGTCAATCAGCAGCGGAATCGCGTCCGCCGATAGCTCACTCAAATATTCCTTATCTATCACCGATGTCGTGCGATACCGTTCGAGATTATTTTCAGCAATCCGTATATCAATGCCCACATAGTTCACGACGACATAGGCGACCAGAGCGAGTACAATATAATATTTCGCCAACGGCAGTTGACGGAAATGAATGCGCATTGCTGCAATAAGCAGTAGCAAGCCCAGAAAAATCATAAACGCGTGTACCAAATAGCGGGTGTACGTATAGCCGTATGCTTCTTCGTACATAACCAGCCGGGTATATCCCGAATACAGCATCACACCCGAACAACCCACGAGTATGTACAGCAGGCCGCTGTTCATTTTTTGCACTATACCTGAGCCAAATTCAGTCCACTTCAATACACTGATCATCAGCACAAAGTTGATACCTGTTACCATAACCAGCTCCCCGAATCCTCTTCTCGCATATTCGGCATACGAGGTTCCTTCGGGCAGAGCACCTTCCCATGCACCAAACAAATATCCGAACTGCAACACGACGAACACAACATACACCAAATTCATGACAATCAGCACCGTAGCGGTAATTACAGGATCAAACTTGATCGCAACCGGCTCGTGGTAAGGTACTGTTGATGACTGAGTTTCTCTCTGCGTATTACGCGGAGCAGGCTGTACAAATCCCCACAAGTAACAGAAGAAACAGAAGGTGAAAAAGCAGATCCAGATCAGCCGCGGCAAACCACTCCCAAAGGTCAATGTGCCAATCCATTCGGGTATGCCAGATAACAACTTTTCGAACATCCCGTCTGCCGAAGCCAGCAGAGATATAATAATGAGTAGCAACGGCAAGGCAATAAGTAGACCGATTATCACTTTACCCAATACACGCTTACGCTCATCCTTTACATTCCGAAAGGCTGCCGTCTTAAACATTCGAAACGGAGTCACGATATGGCGAAAATTTTGATAAAACCAATGGCTTAGCGCCTGACCGATAATACCGGGTTCTGACCAGCCATGCCTTTTCTCCCCGAACAGCAGCACCATATGTACGCTAATCAGAGCAGGTATCGCCAGCGCATTTAACACATATAGGATCGGATTATTGAACAGCACGTATGTCAATGCCAGCATGAAAATGATCACAAACAGCAAACGCCCTATCCATGATTTGAGCTGGAAACGATCTCGATTAAAGGCATACATATAGGCGTAAAACCCAATAACAAAAATTGGCATAGACACGCCCAGCCCATGTCCGAAGAACAGATATTGATGAACCAGCGCCAACACAATTGCGCCAGCAAAGGCAGACAGAAACGACGTTTTCGGCAAAGACGTTCCATTCATCTTGTCATGCATGATAAATACCTCCGCAAATATGCTTTATAACCCTTATTGTAGATGATAAAATAAGAAGATAAAGAGAAATTAATTCAAACAAAATTTCCTATTTTATAAAAGTGGCTACGCTTTTAATCAAATATAGGGGAAACGGAGCAACCTTGAATGAAACTCCATGCCCAATTTTTACGACTTCACTCACACGCAGCTGACGACAAGGACGAAAACCATACTATAGAGACGACGCTGGATGAGCTGGCAGCTATTTTTGACTGTACTCACCGCAACGCCTTGATGATCATTCAGAAAATGGAGCAGCATGACTGGATACAATGGACTCCCCGCCGAGGCAGAGGCCGCCGCTCCAGTCTGCGCTTCCTTATTCAGCCGGAAGACATTGCCGTGCAATCCATGATGCAAGCCATAGACCGCCATGATATCAAACGCGCGCTGGATGAGATCCGAGTTCATTCGCGCTCCTCCACCATGCAAGAGCATTTGCAAGGCTGGCTGCTAAATTATTTTGGGCACCACGCGGAGGTGCGCAGTGATCAGCAGCAGATCGACACGCTGCGTCTGCCTATTCGCCAGCAACTTTATACGCTGGACCCGTTGTACTTGAACTGGCTTGCCGAGTCCTTCGTATCCAGCCACGTCTTTGATGGCCTGGCCCGTCGGGCGAACGAAAGCGGCGAGATTTTGCCGGGATTGGCGCACGCTTGGGAGGTGGACACCACTCGTACACAGTGGACTTTTTTCCTGCGTAAAGAAGTGCTGTTTCATAACGGAAAAATACTCACCGCTGAAGACGTCGTCTATACCTTTGAGCGACTGAGTCGGGCCCCGGGAAGGAGACTTTACCATTTTATCGTCCGGCAAATTCAGCACGTCCAGGCGTTAAGTCCGACGATGGTACGTTTCGTACTAAAGGAGCCAAACGAGCTATTTCTATCCTTCCTGTGTACCAGCCGGGCTGCGATTGTGCCGCGTGAGCTTAATCAGGTGGGTGAAGCCGCCTTTGGCATCCACCCTGTCGGTACAGGGGCATTCAAAGTCACGGAAATGAACGAGAGCCTGTGTACACTGGAGGCTTTCGCACCTTATTTTCAAGGCCGAGCTCATCTGGACCGAGTGGAAATTGTCCAACTCCCGTGGGCGACTAAGCTGGAATCGCCGGATACGGAAGACACCGCTTCTTCTTTTCACATTATCCATAATCCCGTATCGGCGGGAGATACGGATACCGCATGGAGCCAGATTCACTCAGCGGCTTCGGTACGCAAATTTATCACATGTAATACACACAAGGATGGACCGCTGCGTAACCCAGAAATACGTGCCCGCATTGTAGCATGTCTGGATCATCGCTCCCTTCCTCCAGCAGTAAATTCATCTAACGATTCTTTTGAACCACTGGCGGCACTGCAAATTGCTACCATTCCCGAGTATAAAGCGGACGCAGACCGGGTTGCGGCTCAGCTCGAATCCTGTGGGTATACCTGTAACATCGTGGCCGCATCTATGAATGAATTCAAAAGCTCATCTATCCGTATGGAGTCAGACTTAATCATCTTTTCTCTCTTTCGTGACCGTGATGAGCAATTACGCCTGTTTGACTTGTATCTGAATGTATCCGGACATGTTGAGCCTCATAGCCGTGTGGATATCGAAAGACTGCTGCGTGAAATTGCACGGGAGGCCGATCACACTGTTAGGGCGCAGCAATTTGAACATATCGAAACTCGGCTCATGGATGAGCACCAGCTGCATATTTTATATGAAAAACCCGTTCAGACGGCCTATCTCCCTTCTGTGCGCGGCGTATCTTTTAACAGTCAGGGCTGGGTGGATCTGCGTCATGTCTGGTTTCCACCTGCTGTACCTCCATCATCCAAGCCTTGAGCCAAGCGGTCCATTCAAGCGCATCGGATGACCAAAAAAAGGTATCCTCTTTTCACAAGAGGATACCTTTTGGGTTACGACAATCCAGACCTTTTCAAGTAGATGCTTCAAGGGATGAAAGCGCCCATCCCCCCAACCCATGACTGTGGACATCGCTAGGATCTTCCATAGGAGGGGTAACGGGTGGAAAATTCAACAGGATAAAAACATTAAATGCGAGCAGAGAAAAAACGATCTTTTTTATCATGGATGTACTCTACCTCTCCAAGTAAGTTTTTATATTCCTCTTTGTCCTGAGAAGTGGCAGTATGCCGATACTTTTCAAATAATCCTACACATTTGATGGTGACAGGATTACCATTCAGCACGACGGAATAAGAAAGGCTCTCAAGCAAGAATTTCATACCTTTGGTATAACGGTGTTTGTTGAGATCATAACAAGCCATCTCTGCCAAAAATCGTGCATAGAGATCTGCTGACATTTGCTCCGTATAAGTGCCTACCTTAACATGCTGATCTGCAAATGCCTCAATTTGTTTTTCAAAACGTTGCAGTACATGGTCTACATTAAAATCATAACGGTTGGCCGCTACCATAATTTTATGTAACCCCACGAGAATTTCGCCTTCGTTTTTTTCCAAATAATCTACATACTGTGGAATCACATCCAGACTGCCGGACATCAACTGGTATAAATACCCGTTGGCCTCAGCCCAGTTGCTACAAAGGGCCTTCAAACGCCGAGCTTCTTCCGTATCCTCTTGCACCCAGCTCAAATCAGAGTATAGGGATACAAATTCCAGTGCCTTCTGATAATCCCCGCGCTCATCCCACACCCCGGCACGCAGCACGTAAGAATATACAATATACATAAACAAAGGACCCTTAGGTTCCTTGCCACGCTCCGGTCTTCTGGTATTTCCGTATTTTTGCTCGTATTGTACCTTGGCTTTTTGAGCCATTTTTTCAGCATACCATTCTACTTTATCCCAACGCCGCAAGGAGGCATAGGTATTAGCCAAGTCTCTTAAGGCATCCAGTTGGTCTGCTTCACCCAGTCGGTCCACAAAGCTTTCGAAATGTGTGGCTGACCATAAATTTTCGTCCTGGTCATCACCAACGGCAATCGTAAATAAACGGTATTGGCAGAGCGCCAGACGCTCTGAATGTTGGTACTTCTCACTTTCCGAAACATTTTTATAAATAATTGCAGCAGCCTCGAGCTTACCTTCGCTGAATAATTCTTCTGCTGTCTCAAACAAAGCTGGGGCGTATATGAGATAGTCCATCATAAACTCCACGACTTGCTTAATACAATCCAGTTTGTTCAGCTCTGCACAGCGATGCAAAAAGGGACGAACCCGTCGCCAATTCGGTGCCGTATTCCGTATAAATTCATCAATGTATAACTCATAGAGGCTCCCTTCTTCAAGCCCCATGCCTGCACCAATCCTATCCAACAGCAGCATC
The Paenibacillus peoriae DNA segment above includes these coding regions:
- a CDS encoding DUF4153 domain-containing protein, with translation MHDKMNGTSLPKTSFLSAFAGAIVLALVHQYLFFGHGLGVSMPIFVIGFYAYMYAFNRDRFQLKSWIGRLLFVIIFMLALTYVLFNNPILYVLNALAIPALISVHMVLLFGEKRHGWSEPGIIGQALSHWFYQNFRHIVTPFRMFKTAAFRNVKDERKRVLGKVIIGLLIALPLLLIIISLLASADGMFEKLLSGIPEWIGTLTFGSGLPRLIWICFFTFCFFCYLWGFVQPAPRNTQRETQSSTVPYHEPVAIKFDPVITATVLIVMNLVYVVFVVLQFGYLFGAWEGALPEGTSYAEYARRGFGELVMVTGINFVLMISVLKWTEFGSGIVQKMNSGLLYILVGCSGVMLYSGYTRLVMYEEAYGYTYTRYLVHAFMIFLGLLLLIAAMRIHFRQLPLAKYYIVLALVAYVVVNYVGIDIRIAENNLERYRTTSVIDKEYLSELSADAIPLLIDFSRKEHGALDEFLQARLTSMTREESAWSEFNWAKYRAQRELHNYILE
- a CDS encoding ABC transporter substrate-binding protein codes for the protein MKLHAQFLRLHSHAADDKDENHTIETTLDELAAIFDCTHRNALMIIQKMEQHDWIQWTPRRGRGRRSSLRFLIQPEDIAVQSMMQAIDRHDIKRALDEIRVHSRSSTMQEHLQGWLLNYFGHHAEVRSDQQQIDTLRLPIRQQLYTLDPLYLNWLAESFVSSHVFDGLARRANESGEILPGLAHAWEVDTTRTQWTFFLRKEVLFHNGKILTAEDVVYTFERLSRAPGRRLYHFIVRQIQHVQALSPTMVRFVLKEPNELFLSFLCTSRAAIVPRELNQVGEAAFGIHPVGTGAFKVTEMNESLCTLEAFAPYFQGRAHLDRVEIVQLPWATKLESPDTEDTASSFHIIHNPVSAGDTDTAWSQIHSAASVRKFITCNTHKDGPLRNPEIRARIVACLDHRSLPPAVNSSNDSFEPLAALQIATIPEYKADADRVAAQLESCGYTCNIVAASMNEFKSSSIRMESDLIIFSLFRDRDEQLRLFDLYLNVSGHVEPHSRVDIERLLREIAREADHTVRAQQFEHIETRLMDEHQLHILYEKPVQTAYLPSVRGVSFNSQGWVDLRHVWFPPAVPPSSKP
- a CDS encoding transcriptional regulator; translated protein: MKETTTIRAELEQYIRREGITISKFGENTGINAGTISAIINGNRPIAMLLLDRIGAGMGLEEGSLYELYIDEFIRNTAPNWRRVRPFLHRCAELNKLDCIKQVVEFMMDYLIYAPALFETAEELFSEGKLEAAAIIYKNVSESEKYQHSERLALCQYRLFTIAVGDDQDENLWSATHFESFVDRLGEADQLDALRDLANTYASLRRWDKVEWYAEKMAQKAKVQYEQKYGNTRRPERGKEPKGPLFMYIVYSYVLRAGVWDERGDYQKALEFVSLYSDLSWVQEDTEEARRLKALCSNWAEANGYLYQLMSGSLDVIPQYVDYLEKNEGEILVGLHKIMVAANRYDFNVDHVLQRFEKQIEAFADQHVKVGTYTEQMSADLYARFLAEMACYDLNKHRYTKGMKFLLESLSYSVVLNGNPVTIKCVGLFEKYRHTATSQDKEEYKNLLGEVEYIHDKKDRFFSARI